The Streptomyces tendae genome has a window encoding:
- a CDS encoding SDR family oxidoreductase: MTQPLRDKVALVAGATRGAGRGIAVELGAAGATVYVTGRSTRARRSEYDRPETIEDTADLVTEAGGRGIAVPTDHLEPAQVKALVDRIAAEQGRLDVLVNDIWGGETLFAWEAPVWEHDLDKGLRLLRLAVETHAITSHHALPLLLRRPGGLVVEVTDGTAEYNRDHYRVSFFYDLAKSSVLRMAFALGHELGPRGATAVALTPGWLRSEIMLEHFGVREDNWRDALEKVPHFAISETPRYVGRAVAALAADPEVARFNGTSLSSGGVAQEYGFTDLDGSRPDAWRYLVEVQDPGRPADVTGYR; the protein is encoded by the coding sequence ATGACACAGCCGTTGCGGGACAAGGTGGCGCTGGTGGCCGGGGCGACCCGGGGAGCCGGACGGGGCATCGCCGTGGAACTCGGCGCGGCGGGTGCCACGGTGTACGTCACGGGCCGCAGCACCCGCGCCCGCCGCTCCGAGTACGACCGTCCCGAGACGATCGAGGACACCGCCGATCTGGTCACCGAGGCCGGCGGCCGGGGTATCGCCGTACCCACCGACCACCTGGAACCGGCGCAGGTGAAGGCGCTCGTCGACCGGATCGCCGCCGAACAGGGCCGGCTCGACGTCCTCGTCAACGACATCTGGGGCGGCGAGACGCTCTTCGCGTGGGAGGCCCCCGTCTGGGAGCACGACCTCGACAAGGGCCTGCGGCTGCTGCGCCTCGCGGTGGAGACCCACGCGATCACCAGCCATCACGCGCTGCCGCTGCTGCTGCGCCGCCCCGGCGGACTGGTCGTCGAGGTCACCGACGGCACCGCCGAGTACAACCGCGACCACTACCGGGTGTCGTTCTTCTACGACCTGGCCAAGTCCTCGGTGCTCCGCATGGCGTTCGCCCTCGGCCACGAACTCGGCCCGCGTGGCGCGACCGCCGTCGCCCTCACCCCGGGCTGGCTGCGCTCGGAGATCATGCTCGAGCACTTCGGCGTGCGGGAGGACAACTGGCGCGACGCGCTGGAGAAGGTGCCGCACTTCGCCATCTCCGAGACACCGCGCTACGTGGGCCGCGCCGTCGCCGCGCTCGCCGCCGACCCGGAGGTGGCCCGCTTCAACGGCACCTCCCTCTCCAGCGGCGGCGTCGCCCAGGAGTACGGCTTCACCGACCTCGACGGCAGCCGCCCCGACGCCTGGCGGTACCTGGTGGAGGTGCAGGACCCGGGCCGCCCGGCGGACGTCACCGGCTACCGCTGA
- a CDS encoding L,D-transpeptidase family protein codes for MGDIRRRGVVALGVTALVAPLTLVLGASPAQAASCTTSAGPYQKKVEKFLGRPVDGKQSATDCKAIRAFQNKHGIRPNIGYAGPVTWGVMDLMNKQKAVGKNPNKAGKCPTNKGRIACVNLSLQLSWIQDGKKLVYGPVPVRTGRNGYETRTGLKKVYWRNKNHVSTIYDVPMPYSQFFDGGQAFHSVGVSMWNPPGSHGCVNMTKTAAVRYWSLLKKGDDVYVYGRKPGT; via the coding sequence ATGGGGGACATACGTAGACGGGGTGTCGTCGCCCTGGGGGTCACCGCACTGGTGGCCCCGCTCACGCTCGTGCTCGGCGCGTCGCCGGCTCAGGCCGCGAGTTGCACCACCTCGGCGGGGCCGTACCAGAAGAAGGTCGAGAAGTTCCTCGGCCGCCCGGTCGACGGCAAGCAGTCCGCTACCGACTGCAAGGCGATCCGTGCCTTCCAGAACAAGCACGGCATCCGGCCGAACATCGGATACGCGGGCCCCGTGACCTGGGGCGTCATGGATCTGATGAACAAGCAGAAGGCCGTCGGCAAGAACCCGAACAAGGCCGGCAAGTGCCCCACCAACAAGGGGCGTATCGCCTGCGTCAACCTGTCCCTCCAGCTCAGCTGGATCCAGGACGGCAAGAAGCTGGTCTACGGCCCCGTGCCGGTCCGCACCGGACGCAACGGGTACGAGACCCGCACCGGCCTGAAGAAGGTCTACTGGCGGAACAAGAACCACGTCTCGACCATCTACGACGTGCCGATGCCGTACAGCCAGTTCTTCGACGGCGGGCAGGCCTTCCACTCCGTGGGTGTCAGCATGTGGAACCCGCCCGGCTCGCACGGCTGCGTCAACATGACCAAGACCGCGGCCGTGAGGTACTGGTCGCTGCTGAAGAAGGGCGACGACGTCTACGTGTACGGCCGCAAGCCGGGCACCTGA
- a CDS encoding S1 family peptidase has translation MRHARRRVVRRVTRLAAVGGLLLGATMVTRAVASEPGTPDAVPFSTASPADKAAAGPGAALVQRLGTSRTAGSWIGSDGRTVVAVTDEDAAAEVRAAGAEPKMVRHSMDDFDSATRTLSSARRVPGTAWLKDYRTNQVVVRGDTTVTADDWSALTDVADGIGDFVRMERVRGAFTTRLNGALPILSTAGRCSAGFNVTDGEKDFILTAGHCGPQGSVWFADNGGRQAVGTTVGRSFPGDDYSLIAYAGGTAGADPGVVAVGGGKGVRITGVADPTVGQRIFRSGSTSGLRDGEVTALDVTVNYPEGTVGGLIESDVCAEPGDSGGPMFSEGVALGVTSGGSGDCRAGGTTYFQPLTKALTDLDVRLIVAPQEGGGAADPSPAPSQAQGVAAPDSASPGSSAPVRDILPDPSTLLSRLADPRNVGPGLLVMGGSLVALVASRWIRAEQDRKAYRRQYSAMWG, from the coding sequence ATGAGGCACGCACGACGACGGGTGGTCCGGCGAGTGACACGGCTGGCGGCCGTCGGCGGACTCCTGCTGGGCGCCACGATGGTCACGCGGGCCGTGGCCAGTGAGCCGGGCACGCCCGACGCCGTCCCGTTCTCCACCGCGTCGCCCGCCGACAAGGCCGCCGCCGGACCGGGCGCGGCCCTGGTCCAGCGGCTCGGCACGTCCCGTACGGCGGGCAGCTGGATCGGGTCGGACGGCAGGACGGTGGTCGCGGTCACCGACGAGGACGCGGCGGCCGAGGTGCGGGCTGCGGGCGCCGAGCCGAAGATGGTGCGCCACAGCATGGACGACTTCGACTCCGCGACGAGGACGCTGAGTTCGGCGCGGCGCGTGCCCGGCACCGCCTGGCTCAAGGACTACCGGACCAACCAGGTGGTGGTGCGCGGCGACACCACGGTGACCGCGGACGACTGGTCGGCGCTGACCGACGTCGCGGACGGCATCGGGGACTTCGTGCGGATGGAGCGGGTCCGGGGCGCCTTCACCACCCGCCTCAACGGGGCCCTGCCGATCCTGTCGACGGCCGGGCGCTGTTCGGCCGGGTTCAACGTGACCGACGGGGAGAAGGACTTCATCCTCACGGCCGGTCACTGCGGCCCGCAGGGGTCGGTGTGGTTCGCCGACAACGGGGGCCGGCAGGCGGTCGGCACGACCGTCGGGCGCAGTTTCCCGGGGGACGACTACTCGCTGATCGCGTACGCCGGCGGCACGGCGGGCGCCGACCCCGGTGTGGTCGCGGTGGGCGGCGGCAAGGGGGTGCGGATCACCGGGGTGGCCGACCCGACCGTGGGGCAGCGGATCTTCCGCAGCGGCAGCACCAGCGGGCTGCGCGACGGGGAGGTGACCGCGCTCGACGTGACGGTGAACTACCCGGAGGGCACGGTCGGCGGGCTGATCGAGTCGGACGTGTGCGCGGAGCCGGGTGACAGTGGCGGGCCGATGTTCTCGGAGGGTGTCGCGCTCGGCGTCACGTCCGGTGGCAGCGGCGACTGCCGCGCGGGCGGTACGACGTACTTCCAGCCGCTGACGAAGGCGCTGACCGACCTGGACGTGCGGCTGATCGTGGCGCCCCAGGAGGGCGGGGGCGCGGCGGACCCCTCTCCCGCGCCGTCGCAGGCGCAGGGGGTGGCGGCGCCGGACTCCGCCTCGCCGGGGTCGTCGGCCCCGGTACGGGACATCCTGCCGGATCCGTCGACGCTGCTGTCGCGGCTGGCCGACCCGCGGAACGTGGGGCCGGGGCTGCTGGTGATGGGCGGGAGCCTGGTCGCGCTGGTGGCGTCCCGCTGGATCAGGGCCGAGCAGGACCGCAAGGCGTACCGGCGGCAGTACTCGGCGATGTGGGGCTGA